TTCAACGATGTTCACGGCGTTTTCTCCCTCTCCGGCGCCGGGCTTTCGCGCCCGGTTTCGGCGAGCAGTTCCAAGTCTTCCTCGGTCAGATTGACCAACAATTCGGGCCTGCGCTCCTTTGTGGCGCGCAGCGCCTCCTTTCTCCGCCAGCGGCCTATGGCCGCGTGATTGCCTTTCAGCAGCGTCTCCGGCACGGGCATCCCGCGGAACTCCGCGGGCCGCGTGTACTGCGGCGGCCCCAGAATGCCGTGGAAGAAGGAGTCCGTGTCCACCGACTCCCACTTGCCGACCACGCCGGGGATCATCCGGCTTATGGCCTCCACAAGCACCAGGGCGGGCAGTTCGCCGCCGCTCAGCACATAGTCCCCGATGGATATCTCCTCGGTGACCAGCGCCTGTGAAACCCGCTCGTCCACGCCCTCATAGCGCGCGCACAGAATGACCAAATCGGGCTGCGACGCCAGTTCCAGCACCTTCGCCTGGTCAAGCCGCCGGCCGCGCGGCGACATCAGCACCACCCGCCCGAGCGAGTTCCGGTCTCTTAAACTTTCCACCGCGTCGAACAGCGGCCCGCAGCGCATCACCATGCCCGCGCCGCCGCCGTAGGGCGTGTCGTCCACCGTCCGGTGGCGGTCCCGCGCGAAGTCCCGCGGGTTCGTCAGCGACACCGTGAGCAGCCCGTCGGCCACGGCGCGGCCCAGCAGGCTCGCGCCGAGCGGGCCCTCCAGAATCTCCGGAAACAGTGTGAGGATGTCTATCCTCATCGGGTCCCTTTCCCGGGGATGCCGCCTAGTCCGCAATCTCCAGCAGGGTCGGCGACTCCGACCCGCCCGTCGCCGTGCCCACCAGCGTGCGCAGGGCCTTCGCGGTCCGGCCGCTGCGGCCGATGATCCGGCCCATGTCCTCGCTGTTCACCCTGAGGCGCAGACGGCTCGCGCCGTCCTCCTCAAGCACCTCCAGAACCACGTCGTCCTGGTGGTGCACCAGGCGGCGGACCACAAACTCGACCAATTCGGCCGCCGTGCTCATTCAGCCGCCTGCTCTTCGGCGGGCGCCTCGGCGGGAACGGACTCCTCCGCGGCGGCCTCGGGCGCCTCATCCGCGGCCGGAACCTCCGCGACGGGCTCCTCAACCGCGACGGGCTCCTCGGCCTTCGGGGGCGGCGGCGCGTTGTAGCCCTTGTCCTCGACTATGCCGCCCTTGACCTGGGCAAGCGCCTCCTCGGGGACGGTGCCGTCATTGAAGTGCCTCATGATGCCCAGGCCGCTGAAGACCGCGCGGACCGTGTCGGAGGGCTGGGCGCCGCGGCGCAGCCACTCAAGGGCGCGGACGGCGTTCACCTCGCTCACAGGCTCCGGACGGGCCGCCGGATGGTACACCCCGAGAATCTCCACCTCGCGGCCCCGCGTCCTGTTGCGCGAGTCCTGCACCACGATGCGGTAGTAGGGTTTTTTCTTGCGCCCGCCGCGCTTCAAACGAATTACTGTTGCCATTGTTGTCCTCTCTGCCGTCCTAAAACCCCGGCATGGGTGGAATAGGGCCGCGCATCCTGCGGCCCTTGCCGCCTTTCGCGCCCCTCATCATCTGTTTGACCATGTCGCGCATTTTCTGGAAGTCCTTCAGCAGCGCGTTCACGTCCTGGACAGTGGTCCCGCTGCCCCGGGCGATGCGCCGCCGCCGGTTCCCGTTGATTATGCCGGGATTCTTCCGCTCCTTGGGCGTCATCGAGAGGATGATCGCCTCCGTGTACTTGATCTCGTCCTCGGCCCCGTCGAAACCCTGGGGCATCATCTTGTTCAGCCCCGGTATCTTCTTCAGCAGGTCGCCGAAGGAGCCGAGCTTTCTCACCTGCCGGATTTGGGCCAGGAAATCCTCCAGGTCCCAGTCGCCCTTGCGCGCCTTCTTCTGGAAGTCCAGCGCCTGCTCCTGGTCCACCACCTCCTGCGCCTTCTCCACCAGCGACACAATGTCGCCCATGCCCAGTATCTGGTCCGCCATCCGCGCCGGATGGAACGCGTCCAGCGCGTCCAGCTTCTCGCCCGTGCCCACGAACTTGATCGGGCAGCCCGTCACCTCGATGAGGCTGATGGCCGCGCCGCCCCGCGCGTCGCCGTCCATCTGGGTGAGGACCACGCCCGTGAGCGGCACCGTGTCGTGGAACTGCTTCGCCGAGCGGACCGCGTCCTGGCCGGTCATGGCGCTGGCCACGAAGAGGATTTCCTGCGGCTTCATCTGCGTGGAGATTTGCCGCACCTCCATCATCATCTCACTGTCCACGTGCAGCCGGCCGGCCGTGTCCAGGATCAGCGTGTCGCAGCCGCGCATCTGCGCCTCGCCCCGGGCCATCAGGCAGATGTCCACCGGGTTCGCCTGCGCGCCCAGGCTGAAGGACTCGACCCCCGCCTGCCGCGCCACTATCTCCAACTGCTGGATGGCCGCCGGACGGTACACGTCCGCGCCCACCAGCAGGGGCCTGCGGCCCCGCCGCTTGAGCATCAGCGCCAGTTTGCCCGCCGTCGTCGTCTTGCCCTGGCCCTGGAGGCCCACCATCATAATCACCGTCGGCGGCGTCTGCGAGAAGGTCAGCGGCGCGTTGTTGCCGCCCATCACCTTGATCAGCTCGTCATGGACGATTTTCACAATCATCTGGCCGGGATGGATGCTGTCCAGCACCTTCTGGCCTATGGCGGACTCCTGAACGTCGGCGATGAACTTCTTCACCACCTTGTAGTGGACATCGGCCTCGAGCAGGGCCTGACGGATTTCCTGCAGCGCGTCCTTCATGTTCGCCTCGGTCAGGCGTCCCTGGCCGCGGATGTTCTTGAACGCGGATTCGAGTTTCTTTGTCAGGCTCTCAAACATTATCCGTCACTGCACTTATGGTTGTCGGGAATAAGTCCGCGCGGCGGCGATTTGCCATGAAGACAGACCACCCCCGCGCAAGGCCTAAATAGTAGCAAATGGCCGCGTTGTGATGCAAATTCCGCGCGCCCTCCAAAGTGCCCGCAAACCCGTCGCGGGAATAATCTTGATGCGGACCCGGGATTATGGTATACTCCTGCCCCTATGAATGCGCCGATCTGTTGCACTATTCGCATTGGCGCGGGAGGTGTCTGGCGGACAGACCGGGTTCCAGAGACCGTCAGGGGTGCTTGAATTCACAAGGAGTCGTACGCATGGCTAGAGGCGTTTGGCGCTACACAATGACCGCGCAGGAGCAAAAACTGTGGGAAAACGCCGAGTTGAAGGGGTGGCGTGTGGCCATGGAAGCCTATGTCGAGGACGAGGCGCGCGACCGGGGATTCTCCAAATATGCCATTCTGGACCGGAACAGCGGTGTCGTGGCTGAAAACATCGTGAAAACCGCCCCGAAGGAGACCGCACCCAGCGCATGACCGCGCCGGACCCTCCAAACCGTCTCACAGCCAAAGAATGGAGGCATGCCTCCATTTCTTCCAAGTAGTGGCCCAAATTTGCGTTTTAACCCTTAAAATGGGTATACTGTCAACCGTCTTCAGACAAGTGCCGGGGTAGCTCAGTTGGTCAGAGCGCTGGATTGTGGATCCAGTAACACGCCTTTTTTTTACTCCCCAGCCAACCCCGCAAACCATTGCCGCGCAAGGCGTTGCGCCTTCACCTTCCGCTTATTCAACTATTCCAAGTAGTGAATAATGCCCAAAAACTGTGCAAAACACGGGAGAAATGGGCATGTTGACACTATCACGGCGGGGCGGGGTCTGGCACCTTCGGTTGCGGCTTTCCAGCGGCTTGGACGCGCGGCGAAGCACGGGGGAAAGCGACAAGGTGACGGCGGAGCTTGCGGCCCTCCGCATAATCGCCGACATGGGCATTGACGGCGCGGCGCGCCATGCGCGGGAAGGCATGGCCCTGTCCACCTTTGAGCGGCTCCATGCAGAATGGGCGACGGCGCGGCACACGGCCACCAACAGGGAGCGCACACGCTATGCGTTCCTGGCCCTGTCGCGGTTCATGGGCGCGGACGTTATCCCCACGGCGGCGCGGGCCGAAGCCTTTGTCCAGACAAGGGCGGCGAACACTTCGCCCGCCACGGCAAACGTTGACTTGCGGACATTGCGCGCGGCCTTCAATGTCGGCGTTGCCCAAGGGTGGATAAAAGAGAACCCCTTCGGCTCTGTCCGGCTCATGTCCGCCCCAAAGCATGAGCGGCCCGCCCTGTCGCCCGTAGAGTTGCGCCAAGTGTTGGACGCGGCCCGCATTGTCGGCGGGGGCATAGATATTGCCTGTCACCTTGCGGGGCTTGCCGGGTTGCGCGCCGGGGAGTGCGCGGCATGCTGTGCGGACTGGGCGGACCTGTCGGCGGGCGTGTTGACGGTCAAGGCGGACGCGCGCTTTATGCCCAAGGGGAAAAGGTCGCGGACGGTTCCCATTCACCCCGAATTGCGGGACTGCCTCATGCGCCACGCCCGCGACATAGGGCGGTATATTTCCACAGACAGTGTGCCGCGCAAGGGGTGGACACGGGTCCAGAACATGGCGGGGGTCCGCGTCCCGTTCCACAGCCTCAGGCACACGGCGGCGACGTTGTGGGCGGCGTCCGGCGTTCCCGCCTTCACAATCCAAGGGTGGCTTGGGCATTCCAGCGTCACCACAACGGAAGGTTACGTCCATGCCGCGTGTCAGGCGTATGACGCGCGTGTTAATTTCACCCTGCCGGACGCCCCGGCAAAACAGGAAAGGGCCGGTTCATGATCGCACACAAGCAGTTACCGGGAAGCCAACATTTTGACTGGGTTCGGGGGGCGCGCGCGGACTGTGAGGAGTGGCTTCTCCTCATTTCCTCCGGACGGCCATACCATGAGTGGCAGGGCATGGGCCTGCTCTCGGAAGACGAAGCGCGCAAGGTCCGCTACCGGGACGGCCAGCGGGTCTACTGGTGCTTTGACGCGGACGCGGACGCGGGCTGGCGCCTGGACCATGACGCCGCCGCGGAGTGCCGCAAACTCAGGGGCGCGGCCACGGGTGAACCGGACACCCCCGGCGCGGACGCGGACGGGCCGGACGTTGCCACGGCAAAGCGCATGCTTGAAGACGCGGTCCATGAGCTGGGACAGGGCGCGCATGACGCATACGTCGGGACATGCCGGGAAGACCGCAACGCGGCGGTATGCGCCATACAGTCAGGCGAAGGCGCGGGCGCGGTGGCGCGGCAATACTTCGGGCAGGGCGCGCGGGAAGTGGTGATTGTCGGGGCGTATGAGGCGGAATTGAACGGGAACCGGGTGGACATTCACCACCGCCATGACGGCGTGTGCGAGTGGGCCGGATCGGGCGCATGGAACGGCGCGCGCATTGTGGACTGTACCGCCGACTTGCCGGAGGGAGTCTATGAGGCGTTGGAGCGGGCATTGAGGGACGGCGAATAGCCGGTCACAGGAAAACAGTAGTTGTACCGATAGTACAACGTCTGTTTCGCGGGGCTGGGCAGGTGGTGGTACTAATGGTTCCACTACCTGCCCGCCTGTCGGCTCCCTTCGGGGTCGCCGCCGTCGGGCTTTGCCTTTGCTTGTGGCGATCAAATCCGGCCATACAA
This Candidatus Hydrogenedentota bacterium DNA region includes the following protein-coding sequences:
- a CDS encoding KH domain-containing protein; this encodes MSTAAELVEFVVRRLVHHQDDVVLEVLEEDGASRLRLRVNSEDMGRIIGRSGRTAKALRTLVGTATGGSESPTLLEIAD
- the ffh gene encoding signal recognition particle protein, with protein sequence MFESLTKKLESAFKNIRGQGRLTEANMKDALQEIRQALLEADVHYKVVKKFIADVQESAIGQKVLDSIHPGQMIVKIVHDELIKVMGGNNAPLTFSQTPPTVIMMVGLQGQGKTTTAGKLALMLKRRGRRPLLVGADVYRPAAIQQLEIVARQAGVESFSLGAQANPVDICLMARGEAQMRGCDTLILDTAGRLHVDSEMMMEVRQISTQMKPQEILFVASAMTGQDAVRSAKQFHDTVPLTGVVLTQMDGDARGGAAISLIEVTGCPIKFVGTGEKLDALDAFHPARMADQILGMGDIVSLVEKAQEVVDQEQALDFQKKARKGDWDLEDFLAQIRQVRKLGSFGDLLKKIPGLNKMMPQGFDGAEDEIKYTEAIILSMTPKERKNPGIINGNRRRRIARGSGTTVQDVNALLKDFQKMRDMVKQMMRGAKGGKGRRMRGPIPPMPGF
- a CDS encoding site-specific integrase — encoded protein: MLTLSRRGGVWHLRLRLSSGLDARRSTGESDKVTAELAALRIIADMGIDGAARHAREGMALSTFERLHAEWATARHTATNRERTRYAFLALSRFMGADVIPTAARAEAFVQTRAANTSPATANVDLRTLRAAFNVGVAQGWIKENPFGSVRLMSAPKHERPALSPVELRQVLDAARIVGGGIDIACHLAGLAGLRAGECAACCADWADLSAGVLTVKADARFMPKGKRSRTVPIHPELRDCLMRHARDIGRYISTDSVPRKGWTRVQNMAGVRVPFHSLRHTAATLWAASGVPAFTIQGWLGHSSVTTTEGYVHAACQAYDARVNFTLPDAPAKQERAGS
- the trmD gene encoding tRNA (guanosine(37)-N1)-methyltransferase TrmD, with translation MRIDILTLFPEILEGPLGASLLGRAVADGLLTVSLTNPRDFARDRHRTVDDTPYGGGAGMVMRCGPLFDAVESLRDRNSLGRVVLMSPRGRRLDQAKVLELASQPDLVILCARYEGVDERVSQALVTEEISIGDYVLSGGELPALVLVEAISRMIPGVVGKWESVDTDSFFHGILGPPQYTRPAEFRGMPVPETLLKGNHAAIGRWRRKEALRATKERRPELLVNLTEEDLELLAETGRESPAPEREKTP